The Scatophagus argus isolate fScaArg1 chromosome 4, fScaArg1.pri, whole genome shotgun sequence DNA window AGTCACCTTCTCTTTTACGTTCAGTACTAAAAGGTGGTATATgtgctttgctgttgttttgtatcATTTCTATAGTAAATGTTTTGAATTAGGTATAGAGGTAAATAATAAATGGCTATTTTTGTTCAATCTCAgtatttattttcccttttctttcattatatacccttgtgtttttgagttctgtaacaaaaaaaaaagtcatgtcttgtgtttttttttcttgtgtaagaacatgttttaataaattCATGCAAATCATCTTTGATCCCGTTATGACGCTCAgagttttgttaaaaaaaaaaggtttacaACCTAAAGACATGGTGGAAGTTAATagaatgcttttattttaaaataaaataaataatcaaatacaCGAAAGTGCTTTACAGTGTTGAGACATCACCTTTATCCCAAAGATTATGAACTAAATATTCAcatctgcagtggaaaacacTGAAGTATCCCCAGTCAAGTGGCAGGATTAGAaaattttctttcctcctcatGTCACCAGTAGTCACACTTGATATTGTGATgggaaataaaatgcattaaagcTCCCGTGGGACTAAAACTTTAAATGAGAAGAAGGTTACTTCTGATTGTGTAGGGGAAAGATTTTCATGAAAGCAACCCTAAACACAGCAATATCAGATTCTAATTAAACATCATCCTGCAGCAGTTGCCATGAATTCAGCAGGTATAGAACCCAAACTGAAGCAACGGGGTGACAAAGTGGGATATAACCAAATGACAAGGCAATTATCACTTATTAGCTTTTAGATGAGTCACAACCATTCGCTGCATGCTAGCCACTCATGCTCCCTTTCTCCTCCCGTTATCCAGCTCAGTTGTGGATCGGGATGGTCTGTTTGCAGTCCAGACAGGCCTGGTCCTGACTGGCTGCTGGCAGCCCCACGGCGTGCTCAGTTGTAGATATCAACAATGTGTCCAATGTCATCTCTGTACATTTGGCTATAAAGCGAATGAAGGGCCGTACATCACCTTCATTGGCCGTGTCTAGAGCTGCATAATATTCTGCCCTTTGCTCTTTGCGAATAGTGATGGGTGGGTATCGCGCTTGCATGAGCACAAGGTTCATGAGCAGCCGTGACGTGCGTCCATTGCCGTCTACAAATGGGTGTATGTACACCAGTTTGTAGTGGGCGAGAGCTGCATACTCCACAGGGTGCAGCTGCAGGGCCTCCTCAGAGTTGAGCCACTGTACCAGCTCCTGCATGTGCCTCTGCAGGTCCTGTGGGTGCGGTGGGATGTGGTGACCCACAAACACCTGACTCGTGCGAAGCCTCCCTCCTTCCACAGGGTCTACGTAGCCGAGCACCCGCCTGTGAATCTCCAGGATGTCACTGACGGTGATGGTTCCCGTTCTTGACAACAGCGTGGTGTTGATGTACTTCATGGCTGCATCCACACCAATGGCCTCGTTCTGCTCCTGCAGACTCTTCCCAGGGACGGCGTAACGCGTCTCGATGATGTGACGGATCTCAGACAGAGTGAGTGTGCTGCCTTCGATGGCCACCGTGTGGTAGATGTGATGATAGTAGGTTTCCTCCATCACCCGGCGGAGTGCAGAGTTGCCTTTAGGAATGGACATGAGCCGTCGCACTTTACTGTCAATGATGCCGAAGTAACGCTGATCAATCTCTTCCACCAAGGGAAGAGTTCGGTCTCGGCTGACCAGAGCTCTCTCATTACATGGCGAGATCGCCAAGGCTTTGGTGTAGAGGTGATCTGCCTGAACGacgtccttctcctcctccagaatGGTCCCCAGCTCTGTTAGGGCATCCACAAACTCTGGATTCATG harbors:
- the ficd gene encoding protein adenylyltransferase FICD; the protein is MAAVTVWRYTSGRVLGGWGPLLCVVVGSLVALLMPLVGVEKQCCASLKGIAQLRCQLWGSSQQPPAVQSTSLTVPFTALDLLPQRSKPSKEMKLEAKAALLQALEMKKLGKREKAHKLLVHALSMNPEFVDALTELGTILEEEKDVVQADHLYTKALAISPCNERALVSRDRTLPLVEEIDQRYFGIIDSKVRRLMSIPKGNSALRRVMEETYYHHIYHTVAIEGSTLTLSEIRHIIETRYAVPGKSLQEQNEAIGVDAAMKYINTTLLSRTGTITVSDILEIHRRVLGYVDPVEGGRLRTSQVFVGHHIPPHPQDLQRHMQELVQWLNSEEALQLHPVEYAALAHYKLVYIHPFVDGNGRTSRLLMNLVLMQARYPPITIRKEQRAEYYAALDTANEGDVRPFIRFIAKCTEMTLDTLLISTTEHAVGLPAASQDQACLDCKQTIPIHN